One part of the Sorangiineae bacterium MSr11954 genome encodes these proteins:
- a CDS encoding cytochrome P450, with amino-acid sequence MFNPGSFLDRCHRQFGDTFTARFGSYPPSVFVSHPEDIKRVFLASSDEVSAGEANTNLMGFLFGQSSVLSLDGKSHLRARRMVMPPFHSERLRTYYGSMRARTDEAIRRWPVGRPFSMHEEMHRLTFDIILGILFGPQEREFYEPFRSLVAELVKQTESPLFHALFAMLPSEQLTAWLTRSPARVSLGPLGERDITRILPGGAILRAKHGIDAMVYGEITRRRASPYRGDDVLSTFLDAKGEDGRGMSDAELHDQLITLFIAGHDTTATALSWAFYHLLKQPGVLGKLRAEVNHVPADDEAWGHRICELPYLDAFIKETMRLTPVAPIIIRILQQPLTIGKYEIPAGSYVTPCVYLTHRRPDVWPEPERFRPERFLGTKTNPYEFFPFGGGVRRCLGASFALHEMKLLLAQVISRTELRLEPGPDEPIARKGLFLAPGRGVSVIVDGRPKRRSAGGSGDQPGAAAGT; translated from the coding sequence ATGTTCAATCCCGGATCCTTCCTGGATCGCTGTCACCGGCAATTCGGCGATACATTTACAGCGCGCTTTGGTTCCTATCCACCCAGCGTGTTCGTTAGTCATCCAGAGGACATCAAACGCGTTTTTCTTGCGAGCTCCGACGAGGTGTCGGCCGGCGAAGCCAATACGAATCTCATGGGATTCTTGTTTGGACAGAGCTCGGTCCTCAGCCTCGATGGCAAATCGCATCTCCGCGCCCGCCGGATGGTCATGCCGCCATTTCATAGCGAGCGCCTTCGCACCTATTATGGATCCATGCGCGCGCGGACCGATGAGGCCATCCGCCGATGGCCCGTGGGAAGGCCCTTTTCCATGCACGAGGAGATGCATCGGCTCACGTTCGACATCATCCTCGGTATTCTCTTCGGTCCGCAGGAGCGGGAATTTTACGAGCCCTTTCGATCGCTGGTCGCGGAGCTGGTCAAGCAGACCGAGAGCCCGCTCTTCCATGCGCTCTTTGCCATGTTGCCCTCCGAGCAGCTCACCGCATGGCTCACGCGGAGTCCAGCGCGCGTGTCCCTCGGACCTCTTGGAGAACGCGATATCACGCGCATTCTTCCGGGCGGGGCCATCTTGCGCGCCAAACATGGTATCGACGCGATGGTGTACGGAGAGATCACACGTCGCCGCGCCTCGCCGTATCGCGGTGATGATGTGTTATCGACCTTTCTCGATGCCAAAGGCGAGGACGGCCGCGGCATGAGCGACGCGGAGCTGCACGATCAGCTCATCACGCTGTTCATTGCAGGGCACGACACCACGGCCACTGCGCTCTCATGGGCCTTTTATCATCTGCTCAAACAGCCGGGGGTGCTCGGCAAACTTCGGGCCGAGGTCAATCACGTACCGGCCGACGACGAAGCTTGGGGTCATCGCATTTGCGAGCTTCCCTATTTGGATGCCTTCATCAAAGAGACGATGCGCCTTACACCGGTGGCGCCCATCATCATTCGCATTCTGCAGCAGCCGCTCACGATTGGGAAATACGAGATCCCTGCCGGCAGCTATGTGACACCGTGCGTCTACCTGACGCATCGCCGTCCGGACGTGTGGCCGGAGCCGGAGCGCTTTCGGCCCGAGCGCTTCCTCGGTACCAAGACGAACCCCTACGAGTTCTTTCCCTTTGGCGGCGGCGTTCGCCGGTGCTTGGGGGCGAGCTTTGCGCTTCACGAGATGAAGCTCCTGCTCGCCCAGGTGATTTCGCGCACCGAGCTTCGCCTCGAGCCCGGCCCGGACGAGCCCATCGCGCGCAAGGGGCTCTTTCTGGCGCCTGGACGCGGGGTGTCGGTCATCGTCGATGGCCGCCCGAAACGTCGCTCAGCGGGAGGCTCCGGTGACCAGCCAGGAGCTGCCGCGGGCACGTAG
- a CDS encoding sulfatase-like hydrolase/transferase — MVGPRLGRVRAWVRAWIPTSFWIAAFVQTVFLIALAASDGYDVARSGEGLRVVLTYATVFALFGPIHLLVRSQRWAWRITALVYVLFVAFHFAHFETTGSFDYGFVHANVRELATPLGRRIVLANVRPWEIAVFLLVPLTFMAAFMRWPARPWRGTERARRVALGVYALLLIGAPMARIRTHEPLTDFAISAFRFHAVRRAAAATLPGAEFPLVHESIPSARARAIAGVGAAAGAAADGARPHVLLLFLESWSAQYADKARPDGRKFTPFFDQWRREGLTFDHFYGNSVQSSRGHFATLCSMIPMVHAKEFVDIPNTRVHCLPKVLGEHGYATSFHSASDEPDFDSAAKYLTQIGFDDVRFAQEHTVSQDPAFWGVGLQDDVFYERFFESLDAKVAREPGKPQFAVLANASHHYPFDKNPKHVPDPEDDGKSSKYRRNYTASLTAADTWLNTFFEALDRRPAFRDAIVILVGDHSFPADEHGIHFNGLGSFEEAFRIGFALHWRGHVAPHVITDRAASQIDLAPTIVDLLQIRAPTHFAGRSLVADDDPRPPVPLVQPYDGVQLAAVQWPFKLAVHESAEQEHLYNLAQDPDEENDLMGQEAFAREVATLRQTIVRIHASEALLLADRVWPLHP, encoded by the coding sequence ATGGTGGGTCCCCGCCTTGGCCGGGTCCGCGCATGGGTGCGTGCGTGGATCCCAACGAGCTTTTGGATCGCGGCGTTCGTCCAGACGGTGTTTCTGATCGCCCTGGCGGCCAGCGATGGGTACGACGTTGCGCGCAGCGGTGAGGGACTCCGCGTCGTCCTCACGTATGCCACGGTATTTGCCCTCTTCGGGCCCATTCACCTGCTCGTGCGCTCGCAGCGCTGGGCATGGCGCATCACCGCCCTCGTGTACGTGCTCTTCGTCGCGTTTCACTTTGCGCACTTCGAGACCACGGGCTCGTTCGACTACGGCTTCGTGCATGCCAACGTCCGCGAGCTTGCCACACCGCTTGGCCGGCGCATCGTCCTTGCAAACGTGCGCCCGTGGGAGATCGCCGTTTTCCTTCTGGTCCCCCTTACGTTCATGGCTGCGTTCATGCGCTGGCCTGCCCGACCGTGGCGCGGCACCGAACGCGCGCGCCGCGTGGCGCTGGGCGTGTACGCGCTGCTCTTAATCGGTGCGCCGATGGCGCGCATTCGTACACACGAGCCGCTGACGGACTTCGCCATCTCGGCGTTTCGCTTTCATGCGGTGCGGCGCGCCGCCGCCGCCACCCTCCCGGGCGCGGAATTTCCCTTGGTTCACGAGTCGATCCCGAGCGCCCGCGCCCGCGCGATCGCGGGCGTTGGTGCGGCTGCGGGTGCTGCCGCCGATGGCGCGCGGCCCCACGTTCTTCTCCTCTTCCTCGAGTCGTGGAGCGCGCAGTACGCGGACAAGGCGCGGCCCGATGGCCGCAAGTTCACCCCCTTCTTCGACCAATGGAGACGCGAGGGGCTCACCTTCGATCACTTTTACGGCAACTCCGTGCAGAGCAGCCGCGGACACTTCGCCACGCTCTGCTCGATGATCCCGATGGTGCACGCGAAAGAGTTCGTGGATATCCCGAACACCCGCGTCCATTGCCTCCCGAAGGTGCTCGGCGAGCATGGCTACGCCACATCGTTCCACTCCGCGAGCGACGAGCCGGACTTCGACTCCGCGGCCAAATACCTTACGCAAATTGGCTTCGACGACGTCCGCTTCGCACAGGAGCACACAGTTTCGCAGGATCCCGCGTTCTGGGGCGTGGGGCTCCAGGACGACGTCTTCTACGAGCGCTTCTTCGAGAGCCTCGACGCCAAGGTGGCGCGCGAGCCGGGCAAGCCGCAGTTTGCGGTGCTCGCCAACGCGTCGCACCACTACCCCTTCGACAAGAACCCGAAGCACGTCCCCGATCCGGAGGACGACGGCAAGTCCAGCAAGTACCGGCGCAACTACACGGCGTCGCTCACGGCGGCCGATACATGGCTGAACACGTTCTTCGAAGCGCTCGACCGAAGGCCCGCCTTCCGCGACGCCATCGTCATCCTGGTGGGGGATCATAGCTTCCCGGCGGACGAGCACGGGATCCACTTCAATGGCCTGGGCTCCTTCGAGGAGGCGTTTCGCATCGGCTTTGCGCTGCACTGGCGCGGGCACGTGGCGCCGCACGTGATCACCGATCGGGCAGCCTCGCAGATCGACCTGGCGCCGACCATCGTCGATCTGCTCCAGATCCGCGCGCCGACGCATTTTGCGGGGCGCTCGCTGGTCGCCGACGACGATCCGCGGCCCCCCGTTCCGCTGGTGCAGCCCTACGACGGGGTGCAGCTCGCCGCCGTGCAGTGGCCGTTCAAGCTGGCCGTGCACGAGTCGGCCGAGCAGGAGCACCTCTACAACCTGGCGCAGGATCCCGACGAGGAGAACGATCTCATGGGCCAAGAGGCCTTTGCCCGCGAGGTGGCGACCCTCCGTCAAACCATCGTCCGCATCCACGCCAGCGAGGCCCTGTTGCTCGCCGATCGCGTCTGGCCGCTTCATCCCTAG
- a CDS encoding DUF885 domain-containing protein: protein MRKAWLALGILVACHPAEPSKTAGPVAPSDAASSPAPAASAVRPLTQRYLDGLFRAKPHLATFMGDHRFDGALPDLSAAALARRQEELVGLQAELSRAPKTSLDDRIDGAILADGIALELLYLREIRDWEWDPRINDSFPNYDPREVIAGRLSDIIHGDFAPEDARRASVTAELLALPRFLSQMREALAHPSGKRRTPKVYREHAIKENLGRIEFFESEVKEFTKNDREAESARAGAVEALKKYQAFMEKELSAVADGDWRLGKELYEKKFPLALQTDRPPSQVLAAAESSFRATRAELLEVAKKLHLQLWPKEPLAAKSSPEADTAIIDKVKNELAKNHAAPDELVAAHGRNLDRMRAFIEKNDLLGLPPKETLIVSPMPMFKRGSVAAEYLAPGVLDRKPTWHATYYVDPIDPTWAKDRVESYLRGQNDYDVQLVAMHEAYPGHHTQYFYSKKNLNPLRAVLWNAAMVEGWAVYAEGLMVKLGWGEASNDRYRFYDLRGQMIACTNAILDMKLQSGQMSDEEAVRFMVKEGFQEPAMAEKKLLRAKLDSTQLVQYFLGLDEVRALENDYRTQKGAAFRQRAFNEGLIGHGSIAVKFLRRYLLEGT from the coding sequence ATGCGCAAAGCTTGGCTCGCCCTTGGAATCCTCGTCGCCTGTCACCCCGCCGAACCGTCCAAAACGGCAGGTCCCGTCGCACCGTCCGACGCGGCATCGTCTCCCGCGCCGGCCGCGTCCGCGGTGCGCCCGCTCACGCAGCGCTATTTGGACGGCCTCTTTCGGGCCAAGCCGCACCTTGCCACCTTCATGGGCGATCATCGCTTCGATGGCGCGCTGCCGGATCTGAGCGCCGCCGCGCTGGCGCGCAGGCAGGAGGAGCTGGTCGGTCTGCAGGCGGAGCTCTCCCGAGCGCCCAAAACGAGCCTGGACGATCGCATCGACGGGGCCATCCTCGCCGATGGAATCGCCCTCGAGCTTTTGTACCTCCGCGAAATTCGTGATTGGGAGTGGGACCCCCGGATCAACGATTCGTTTCCTAATTACGATCCGCGCGAGGTCATCGCCGGCCGGCTCTCCGACATCATCCACGGCGATTTTGCCCCGGAGGACGCGCGCCGAGCCAGCGTGACCGCCGAGCTGCTCGCGCTCCCGCGCTTTCTTTCCCAGATGCGCGAGGCGCTCGCCCACCCCTCGGGCAAACGACGGACGCCCAAGGTTTACCGGGAGCACGCGATCAAGGAGAACCTCGGGCGCATCGAGTTCTTCGAATCCGAGGTGAAGGAGTTCACCAAGAACGATCGCGAAGCCGAGTCGGCGCGCGCGGGCGCGGTGGAGGCGCTCAAGAAGTACCAGGCGTTCATGGAGAAGGAGCTCTCGGCCGTGGCCGATGGCGATTGGCGACTTGGAAAAGAGCTCTACGAAAAGAAGTTTCCGCTCGCCCTTCAAACCGATCGGCCGCCCTCGCAGGTCTTGGCCGCGGCGGAGAGCTCCTTTCGTGCGACCCGCGCCGAGCTGCTCGAGGTAGCCAAGAAGCTCCACCTGCAGCTCTGGCCCAAGGAGCCCCTGGCCGCCAAGAGCAGCCCCGAGGCGGATACGGCGATCATCGACAAGGTCAAGAACGAGCTCGCCAAGAACCACGCCGCGCCCGACGAGCTGGTGGCGGCGCACGGTCGCAACCTCGATCGCATGCGCGCCTTCATCGAAAAGAACGACCTTCTCGGGCTGCCCCCGAAGGAGACCTTGATCGTCTCCCCCATGCCGATGTTCAAACGGGGCTCGGTCGCGGCCGAGTACTTGGCGCCCGGCGTCCTCGATCGAAAGCCGACCTGGCATGCCACGTACTACGTCGACCCCATCGATCCCACATGGGCCAAAGATCGGGTCGAGTCCTACCTGCGCGGTCAGAACGACTACGATGTGCAGTTGGTGGCCATGCACGAGGCCTATCCAGGGCACCACACGCAGTACTTCTATTCGAAGAAGAACCTCAATCCCCTGCGCGCCGTCCTCTGGAACGCGGCGATGGTCGAAGGTTGGGCGGTGTACGCCGAGGGGCTGATGGTGAAGCTGGGGTGGGGCGAAGCGTCGAACGACCGCTATCGCTTTTACGACCTTCGGGGCCAGATGATCGCCTGCACCAACGCCATCCTGGACATGAAGCTCCAGTCGGGCCAAATGAGCGATGAGGAGGCCGTGCGCTTCATGGTGAAGGAGGGCTTCCAAGAGCCGGCCATGGCGGAGAAGAAGCTTCTGCGCGCCAAGCTGGACTCCACCCAGCTCGTTCAATACTTCCTCGGCCTCGACGAGGTCCGCGCACTGGAAAACGATTACCGCACCCAAAAGGGCGCGGCGTTCCGCCAGCGGGCGTTCAACGAGGGGCTCATCGGCCACGGCTCGATTGCCGTCAAGTTTCTGCGGCGTTATCTGCTCGAAGGGACCTGA
- a CDS encoding alpha/beta hydrolase, with the protein MPVFDFYGTPIAYDQAGTGDPILFLHNLGGDRTIWSAQYEALRATNRVVALDWLGYGDSAIPDSGYTIDTYLRLLGDFIEHHALRQITLVGHCFGSAMALLYARQCPHNVRALVLSSPLTAATLRPTPTGWSARLGERLQLDSAFAGMRLPSAIAAWIVRAQLGPRGRHMPAETFASLRDRWSAPGRLLPIAAIARDLPRLAELDAFRPPASFPPITTLWGANNRILSPAAGQRLNTVLQPVQALTLPGCGHLVMMEEPTSVTATIRAALCASRAPSRSANPAKQAVSH; encoded by the coding sequence ATGCCGGTCTTCGATTTTTACGGGACGCCCATCGCGTACGATCAAGCCGGCACGGGGGACCCCATCCTGTTCCTTCACAACCTCGGCGGCGACCGCACCATCTGGTCGGCCCAATACGAGGCGTTGCGGGCGACGAACCGGGTGGTTGCCCTGGACTGGCTCGGCTACGGCGATTCGGCCATTCCCGATAGCGGCTACACCATCGACACCTACCTGCGGTTGCTCGGCGACTTCATCGAGCATCATGCCCTGCGCCAAATCACCTTGGTCGGCCATTGCTTCGGCAGCGCAATGGCCTTGCTCTACGCGCGCCAATGTCCGCACAACGTGCGCGCGCTGGTCCTGAGCAGCCCCCTGACGGCGGCGACCCTTCGCCCCACCCCGACGGGTTGGTCCGCGCGCCTCGGCGAGCGCCTGCAGCTCGACTCCGCCTTTGCGGGGATGCGTCTGCCCTCGGCCATCGCCGCGTGGATCGTGCGCGCGCAGCTCGGACCGCGCGGCCGGCACATGCCCGCCGAGACGTTCGCGTCGCTGCGGGACCGATGGTCCGCGCCCGGCCGGCTGCTCCCCATCGCCGCGATCGCGCGTGATTTGCCGCGCCTCGCGGAGCTCGATGCCTTCCGGCCTCCTGCGTCGTTTCCGCCCATCACCACCTTGTGGGGCGCGAACAACCGCATCCTCTCGCCCGCCGCCGGACAGCGCTTGAACACCGTCCTCCAGCCGGTCCAGGCGCTCACCTTGCCGGGCTGCGGTCACCTCGTCATGATGGAAGAGCCCACCTCGGTCACCGCCACCATCCGCGCCGCCCTCTGCGCATCGCGCGCGCCCTCGCGTTCCGCGAACCCCGCGAAGCAAGCCGTTTCACATTGA
- a CDS encoding c-type cytochrome, translating into MIRKLLRAWALVACAVTSFACGGSNQQSAASATTSAGTADGEAQAERGAKLYADNCAGCHGSAGQGSKKAPPVVGTNALPLDPRPEQKYRKAAFHTALDVAQFVVKSMPPEKPGSLPESDYWDILAFDLKANGVPVAGKHIDAQTAADIKLH; encoded by the coding sequence ATGATACGAAAGCTCTTGCGCGCATGGGCGCTGGTTGCATGTGCGGTCACCTCGTTCGCCTGTGGAGGCTCGAACCAACAGTCTGCCGCGTCCGCGACGACGTCGGCGGGGACGGCCGATGGCGAGGCTCAAGCCGAGCGCGGTGCAAAGCTCTATGCCGACAACTGCGCGGGGTGCCATGGCTCGGCCGGCCAAGGCTCCAAGAAAGCGCCGCCGGTGGTGGGCACGAACGCGCTCCCCTTGGATCCCCGTCCGGAGCAAAAGTATCGAAAAGCGGCGTTCCATACGGCCCTCGATGTCGCGCAGTTCGTGGTCAAGAGCATGCCGCCCGAGAAGCCCGGCTCCCTGCCCGAGAGCGACTATTGGGACATTCTCGCCTTCGATCTCAAAGCCAACGGCGTGCCCGTTGCCGGCAAACACATCGACGCCCAAACGGCCGCTGACATCAAACTTCACTGA
- a CDS encoding TetR family transcriptional regulator, with amino-acid sequence MQPKIRSRNKSTPSFIEAARRDQLVEAAIATIAEVGYAKASFVRIAERAAISPGLISYHFSTKGELLEQVIVHITTTMDRAMSARAEGASGYVAALRAMIEAFVHYCAGHRPEMLALLQLSSNAEDPEVAKELARTQETGLSELEEMFQKGQEARAFRAFSPRTMAVTLMGALEAVPRELALRPETDVDAYACELATAFELAVQPLPHAPRAKHKKRR; translated from the coding sequence ATGCAACCAAAAATTAGGTCACGCAACAAAAGTACGCCTTCGTTCATCGAGGCCGCCCGGCGCGATCAGCTGGTGGAAGCCGCGATCGCGACCATCGCCGAAGTCGGGTATGCCAAGGCGTCTTTCGTGCGCATCGCCGAGCGCGCGGCCATCAGCCCGGGGCTCATCAGTTATCACTTCAGCACCAAGGGCGAGCTGCTCGAGCAGGTGATCGTGCACATCACCACCACGATGGACCGGGCCATGTCCGCGCGCGCCGAGGGCGCGAGCGGCTACGTCGCCGCGTTGCGCGCCATGATCGAGGCCTTCGTGCACTACTGCGCGGGGCACCGGCCCGAGATGCTGGCGCTGCTCCAACTCTCGTCGAACGCCGAGGATCCCGAGGTGGCCAAGGAGCTCGCGCGCACGCAGGAGACGGGCCTCTCGGAGCTCGAGGAGATGTTCCAAAAGGGGCAAGAGGCGCGCGCGTTTCGTGCGTTCTCACCCCGCACGATGGCGGTGACCTTGATGGGGGCCCTCGAGGCGGTGCCCCGCGAGCTGGCCCTGCGGCCCGAGACGGACGTCGATGCGTATGCGTGCGAGCTCGCCACCGCGTTCGAGCTCGCGGTTCAGCCGCTCCCCCACGCTCCACGCGCCAAGCACAAGAAACGCCGATAA
- a CDS encoding dienelactone hydrolase family protein, with amino-acid sequence MMRYAPKRETVVALGGVVLSTMLSCSGSKPPPPGPAGKGAAAGSAEGAGDAGEDAAADTAYETLVSGGLRRHYRLHLPADDRAGRPLPVVLAFHGRGESARKIQSYAGLDGLPAIVGYPQGEPSKDEADKRSWQGAPYAAGADDVQFVRDLLEHLQRTRAVDPKRVYATGKSNGGGFAALLACRMADRIAAVAPVAGAYYPPSPPCQPSRPVPVLELHGTEDPVIAYEGNAKKGVPPIGTWLRGWAERDGCTRGPTVFMSQADITAERWSGCAGGSAVEHYRIAGGGHTWPGATVSSGPGATTHTIDAAKVLWSFFIEHPLPP; translated from the coding sequence ATGATGCGATATGCCCCGAAGCGCGAAACGGTGGTCGCCCTGGGCGGCGTCGTTCTTTCGACGATGCTGTCATGCTCCGGCTCGAAGCCGCCGCCTCCGGGGCCCGCGGGAAAGGGCGCCGCCGCGGGGAGCGCGGAAGGAGCGGGGGATGCGGGGGAGGACGCGGCGGCGGACACCGCGTACGAGACCCTCGTTTCGGGTGGGCTGCGGCGGCATTATCGGCTGCACCTGCCGGCGGACGATCGCGCGGGCCGGCCTCTTCCCGTGGTGCTTGCCTTTCATGGGCGGGGCGAGAGCGCGCGCAAAATCCAGAGCTACGCCGGGCTCGATGGCCTCCCCGCCATCGTCGGTTACCCCCAAGGTGAGCCCAGCAAGGACGAAGCGGACAAGCGCAGTTGGCAAGGCGCACCGTATGCGGCCGGGGCCGACGATGTGCAGTTCGTGCGCGATCTCTTGGAGCACCTGCAGCGCACCCGCGCGGTGGATCCCAAACGCGTGTACGCGACGGGCAAATCCAACGGCGGCGGCTTCGCGGCCCTCTTGGCGTGCCGGATGGCCGATCGCATCGCGGCCGTCGCGCCGGTGGCCGGTGCGTATTATCCGCCAAGCCCGCCGTGCCAGCCCTCGCGACCCGTTCCCGTGCTGGAGCTCCACGGAACGGAGGACCCGGTGATCGCGTACGAGGGCAACGCCAAGAAGGGCGTGCCGCCCATCGGCACATGGCTTCGCGGGTGGGCGGAGCGCGATGGTTGCACCCGAGGGCCCACCGTCTTCATGAGCCAGGCCGACATCACCGCGGAGCGCTGGTCGGGCTGCGCCGGCGGCTCGGCCGTCGAGCACTACCGCATCGCCGGGGGTGGCCACACCTGGCCCGGGGCGACCGTTTCGAGTGGCCCCGGCGCGACGACGCACACCATCGATGCCGCCAAGGTTCTTTGGTCGTTCTTCATCGAGCACCCGTTGCCGCCGTAG
- a CDS encoding RNA polymerase sigma factor, translating to MNAHSTEQPLERRELGTDEDVVRRVLAGEVHLYEVIMRRHNRRLYRVARSILREDDEASDVMQDAYVRAYEHLAQFKGAGTFSTWLTRIAVYEAFARLRRRGRHASFDEEEAEHEDCVMATNPRTPEQSAHDAELRAFLERAIDRLPSDFRTVFMMRAMEEMSTADVAQVLDIPEETVKTRLHRARGLLRRVLTQRLEMSSKDAFSFAGARCDHVVRQVLRRIGRS from the coding sequence GTGAATGCGCACAGCACCGAGCAGCCCCTGGAGCGCCGCGAGCTCGGCACCGACGAAGATGTCGTCCGCCGCGTTCTCGCAGGGGAGGTCCATCTTTACGAGGTGATCATGCGACGCCACAACCGGCGGTTGTACCGCGTGGCGCGCTCGATCTTACGCGAGGATGACGAGGCCTCCGACGTCATGCAGGACGCTTATGTGCGCGCTTACGAGCACCTCGCGCAGTTCAAAGGTGCGGGGACGTTCTCCACGTGGCTTACGCGCATCGCGGTCTACGAAGCGTTTGCGCGGCTTCGGCGTCGCGGACGGCATGCATCCTTCGACGAGGAAGAGGCGGAGCACGAGGACTGCGTTATGGCAACGAACCCGCGAACCCCGGAACAGAGCGCACACGATGCCGAGCTCCGAGCCTTTCTCGAGCGTGCCATCGACCGGCTCCCGTCCGATTTTCGAACCGTGTTCATGATGCGGGCCATGGAGGAAATGAGCACGGCGGACGTCGCGCAGGTGCTGGATATCCCCGAGGAAACGGTGAAGACACGGCTGCATCGCGCGCGCGGGCTCCTGCGCCGGGTGCTCACGCAGCGGCTCGAGATGTCGTCGAAGGATGCGTTCTCGTTCGCGGGGGCGCGCTGCGATCACGTCGTCCGGCAGGTGCTGCGGCGTATCGGGCGGTCGTGA
- a CDS encoding MATE family efflux transporter, producing the protein MSLVPTLRHPHDRAIVRLAIPAFGALVAEPLFLLADSAIVGHLGTAQQAGLGIAGQALATIAGSCVFLAYGTTSSVARQLGAGNRARALRQGIDGIGLALAIGAALIVLGWPLAPWIVRAFGASATATPHAEIYLRISLLGLPGMLVVMAGTGVLRGLQDTRTPLYVSVAASVVNLALNALFVLVLGWGIAGSAWGTVLAQVGSAVAYLAVVVRGVRAHGVPLWPDLAGVRAAATAGFALILRTVSIQAVLVLATSVAAHTGNAEAAAYTVGSRIWMFLALALDAIAIAAQSITGRYLGASDVAGTRAATRRMIEWGIASGIVFGLVVFVTRSWIPDAFTHDPDVRGLLAASLVVIACMQPIAGAAFVLDGVLIGAGDQRYLALAQTVALIVFLPAAWWLFARGGSLVQLWLAIALWLTVRLVAFALRARGSSWLVTGASR; encoded by the coding sequence GTGAGCCTCGTACCGACCCTGCGCCACCCCCACGATCGCGCGATCGTGCGCCTCGCGATCCCGGCATTTGGAGCGTTGGTCGCCGAGCCGCTCTTCCTGCTCGCCGATTCGGCCATCGTGGGCCACTTGGGCACGGCGCAGCAAGCAGGGCTGGGCATCGCCGGCCAGGCTCTGGCGACCATCGCGGGCAGCTGCGTCTTTCTCGCCTATGGCACGACCTCGTCGGTGGCGCGGCAACTGGGCGCGGGCAATCGGGCGCGCGCGCTCCGCCAAGGCATCGACGGCATCGGGTTGGCCCTGGCCATCGGCGCCGCGCTCATCGTGCTCGGGTGGCCGCTCGCCCCATGGATCGTCCGCGCATTCGGGGCCTCGGCGACGGCGACCCCGCACGCCGAAATTTACCTTCGGATTAGCCTCCTCGGGCTCCCCGGGATGCTGGTCGTGATGGCCGGCACCGGCGTGCTGCGAGGGCTGCAAGACACCCGCACGCCGCTCTACGTCTCGGTGGCCGCCTCGGTCGTGAACCTCGCGCTCAACGCCCTGTTCGTGCTGGTGCTCGGCTGGGGGATCGCCGGCTCCGCGTGGGGCACGGTGCTCGCGCAGGTGGGCAGCGCGGTGGCCTATCTGGCGGTGGTCGTGCGGGGGGTGCGGGCCCACGGGGTGCCGCTCTGGCCCGATCTCGCCGGGGTGCGGGCCGCGGCCACCGCCGGGTTCGCGTTGATCCTTCGCACGGTGAGCATTCAGGCCGTCCTCGTTCTCGCAACGTCCGTGGCGGCGCACACCGGCAATGCGGAGGCAGCCGCGTATACGGTGGGCTCCCGCATTTGGATGTTCCTGGCCTTGGCCCTCGATGCCATCGCCATCGCGGCGCAATCGATCACGGGTCGCTACCTGGGGGCGTCCGACGTGGCCGGCACCCGGGCCGCGACGCGACGTATGATCGAGTGGGGCATCGCCAGCGGGATCGTCTTCGGGCTGGTCGTGTTCGTCACCCGGTCCTGGATTCCGGATGCGTTCACACACGATCCCGATGTGCGAGGCTTGCTCGCCGCCTCGCTAGTGGTCATCGCCTGCATGCAACCCATCGCGGGCGCCGCGTTCGTCCTCGATGGTGTCCTGATTGGCGCAGGCGATCAGCGCTATTTGGCATTGGCCCAGACCGTCGCGCTCATCGTCTTTCTGCCCGCCGCATGGTGGCTCTTCGCCCGCGGCGGCAGCCTCGTGCAGCTCTGGCTCGCCATCGCCCTATGGCTCACCGTACGCCTGGTGGCCTTTGCGCTACGTGCCCGCGGCAGCTCCTGGCTGGTCACCGGAGCCTCCCGCTGA